The following proteins are encoded in a genomic region of Vicugna pacos chromosome 16, VicPac4, whole genome shotgun sequence:
- the LOC107035012 gene encoding uncharacterized protein isoform X4 yields MNILATYHPTDKDYGFMTVDEPSTPYHRLRGSDEDLLAGTSHTVTPEELAERFATMENFCPKILLYGDNRSSGSSDTFSKTQSSDFEKHRKAHYNEGKFLKLQRNLPLDNNKNSSVGSVRVSSGGRGVVLDPEPRPAERGGAGGLTRGVKDEFGLVTRNDILEAKGSHKTQIDLSDSSDALAFRNQSPASATTVVLGKETDLQRKEYYRKERYLRCSPQPELEEDTEDEQQASSTGLNWVIEDPISTEVRLLDHTGSSSEDPEATENSLKVTVTPSKPGTALSSKDSGSRAVTDWCQWLASKGLNWQSTEVSEREPRSIPNSSNQSQHRCEPRQDETLRLRWTQEEETRQWKM; encoded by the exons ATGAATATCCTGGCCACTTACCACCCTACCGACAAGGACTATGGATTTATGACGGTGGATGAGCCTAGCACTCCCTACCACAG ACTGCGGGGCAGCGATGAGGACCTGCTGGCTGGGACCTCCCACACAGTGACTCCTGAGGAACTAGCAGAGAG GTTTGCAACAATGGAGAATTTCTGCCCCAAAATCCTCCTGTACGGTGATAACAGAAGCTCAGGGTCTTCGGACACCTTTTCCAAGACAC AATCCAGTGATTTTGAAAAGCACCGCAAGGCACACTACAATGAAGGAAAGTTCCTCAAGCTTCAGAGAAACCTGCCCTTGGATAATAACAAGAACAGCAGTGTGGGTAGTGTCCGTGTGAGCAGTGGGGGTCGAGGTGTGGTGTTggacccagagcccaggcctgcggagagaggaggggcaggaggcctgACCAGAGGAGTCAAAGATGAGTTTGGCCTGGTGACCAGAAACGACATCTTGGAAGCCAAAG GTAGCCATAAGACTCAGATTGATTTGAGTGACTCCTCAGATGCCCTTGCCTTCAGAAATCAGTCCCCAGCTTCAGCCACCACTGTCGTGTTGGGGAAGGAGACAGATCTGCAACGCAAGGAGtattacagaaaagaaagataCCTGAGGTGCTCTCCCCAGCCTGAGCTTGAGGAGGACACGGAAGATGAGCAGCAGGCCA GCTCCACAGGCTTGAACTGGGTGATTGAAGATCCCATCAGCACCGAAGTCCGTCTGCTGGACCACACCGGAAGCTCCTCAGAGGATCCTGAGGCCACGGAGAACTCCCTGAAGGTGACAGTGACACCATCGAAGCCTG GTACTGCCCTGTCCTCCAAAGACAGTGGGTCCCGAGCAGTGACTGATTGGTGTCAGTGGCTGGCATCCAAGGGGCTGAACTGGCAAAGCACAGAAGTCTCAGAGAGGGAACCTAGAAGCATCCCAAATTCCTCAAACCAGAGCCAGCACAGATGTGAGCCCCGGCAAG ATGAAACCCTGCGGCTTCGATGGACTCAGGAGGAGGAAACTAGACAATGGAAGATGTAG
- the LOC107035012 gene encoding uncharacterized protein isoform X2 encodes MGTERTTGSSRKKSQHWDEMNILATYHPTDKDYGFMTVDEPSTPYHRLRGSDEDLLAGTSHTVTPEELAERFATMENFCPKILLYGDNRSSGSSDTFSKTQSSDFEKHRKAHYNEGKFLKLQRNLPLDNNKNSSVGSVRVSSGGRGVVLDPEPRPAERGGAGGLTRGVKDEFGLVTRNDILEAKGSHKTQIDLSDSSDALAFRNQSPASATTVVLGKETDLQRKEYYRKERYLRCSPQPELEEDTEDEQQASSTGLNWVIEDPISTEVRLLDHTGSSSEDPEATENSLKVTVTPSKPGTALSSKDSGSRAVTDWCQWLASKGLNWQSTEVSEREPRSIPNSSNQSQHRCEPRQDETLRLRWTQEEETRQWKM; translated from the exons ATGGGAACGGAAAGGACGACGGGGTCGAGCAG GAAAAAGTCTCAGCACTGGGATGAAATGAATATCCTGGCCACTTACCACCCTACCGACAAGGACTATGGATTTATGACGGTGGATGAGCCTAGCACTCCCTACCACAG ACTGCGGGGCAGCGATGAGGACCTGCTGGCTGGGACCTCCCACACAGTGACTCCTGAGGAACTAGCAGAGAG GTTTGCAACAATGGAGAATTTCTGCCCCAAAATCCTCCTGTACGGTGATAACAGAAGCTCAGGGTCTTCGGACACCTTTTCCAAGACAC AATCCAGTGATTTTGAAAAGCACCGCAAGGCACACTACAATGAAGGAAAGTTCCTCAAGCTTCAGAGAAACCTGCCCTTGGATAATAACAAGAACAGCAGTGTGGGTAGTGTCCGTGTGAGCAGTGGGGGTCGAGGTGTGGTGTTggacccagagcccaggcctgcggagagaggaggggcaggaggcctgACCAGAGGAGTCAAAGATGAGTTTGGCCTGGTGACCAGAAACGACATCTTGGAAGCCAAAG GTAGCCATAAGACTCAGATTGATTTGAGTGACTCCTCAGATGCCCTTGCCTTCAGAAATCAGTCCCCAGCTTCAGCCACCACTGTCGTGTTGGGGAAGGAGACAGATCTGCAACGCAAGGAGtattacagaaaagaaagataCCTGAGGTGCTCTCCCCAGCCTGAGCTTGAGGAGGACACGGAAGATGAGCAGCAGGCCA GCTCCACAGGCTTGAACTGGGTGATTGAAGATCCCATCAGCACCGAAGTCCGTCTGCTGGACCACACCGGAAGCTCCTCAGAGGATCCTGAGGCCACGGAGAACTCCCTGAAGGTGACAGTGACACCATCGAAGCCTG GTACTGCCCTGTCCTCCAAAGACAGTGGGTCCCGAGCAGTGACTGATTGGTGTCAGTGGCTGGCATCCAAGGGGCTGAACTGGCAAAGCACAGAAGTCTCAGAGAGGGAACCTAGAAGCATCCCAAATTCCTCAAACCAGAGCCAGCACAGATGTGAGCCCCGGCAAG ATGAAACCCTGCGGCTTCGATGGACTCAGGAGGAGGAAACTAGACAATGGAAGATGTAG
- the LOC107035012 gene encoding uncharacterized protein isoform X3 yields the protein MYKSPRAERKKSQHWDEMNILATYHPTDKDYGFMTVDEPSTPYHRLRGSDEDLLAGTSHTVTPEELAERFATMENFCPKILLYGDNRSSGSSDTFSKTQSSDFEKHRKAHYNEGKFLKLQRNLPLDNNKNSSVGSVRVSSGGRGVVLDPEPRPAERGGAGGLTRGVKDEFGLVTRNDILEAKGSHKTQIDLSDSSDALAFRNQSPASATTVVLGKETDLQRKEYYRKERYLRCSPQPELEEDTEDEQQASSTGLNWVIEDPISTEVRLLDHTGSSSEDPEATENSLKVTVTPSKPGTALSSKDSGSRAVTDWCQWLASKGLNWQSTEVSEREPRSIPNSSNQSQHRCEPRQDETLRLRWTQEEETRQWKM from the exons ATGTATAAATCCCCCAGGGCGGAGAG GAAAAAGTCTCAGCACTGGGATGAAATGAATATCCTGGCCACTTACCACCCTACCGACAAGGACTATGGATTTATGACGGTGGATGAGCCTAGCACTCCCTACCACAG ACTGCGGGGCAGCGATGAGGACCTGCTGGCTGGGACCTCCCACACAGTGACTCCTGAGGAACTAGCAGAGAG GTTTGCAACAATGGAGAATTTCTGCCCCAAAATCCTCCTGTACGGTGATAACAGAAGCTCAGGGTCTTCGGACACCTTTTCCAAGACAC AATCCAGTGATTTTGAAAAGCACCGCAAGGCACACTACAATGAAGGAAAGTTCCTCAAGCTTCAGAGAAACCTGCCCTTGGATAATAACAAGAACAGCAGTGTGGGTAGTGTCCGTGTGAGCAGTGGGGGTCGAGGTGTGGTGTTggacccagagcccaggcctgcggagagaggaggggcaggaggcctgACCAGAGGAGTCAAAGATGAGTTTGGCCTGGTGACCAGAAACGACATCTTGGAAGCCAAAG GTAGCCATAAGACTCAGATTGATTTGAGTGACTCCTCAGATGCCCTTGCCTTCAGAAATCAGTCCCCAGCTTCAGCCACCACTGTCGTGTTGGGGAAGGAGACAGATCTGCAACGCAAGGAGtattacagaaaagaaagataCCTGAGGTGCTCTCCCCAGCCTGAGCTTGAGGAGGACACGGAAGATGAGCAGCAGGCCA GCTCCACAGGCTTGAACTGGGTGATTGAAGATCCCATCAGCACCGAAGTCCGTCTGCTGGACCACACCGGAAGCTCCTCAGAGGATCCTGAGGCCACGGAGAACTCCCTGAAGGTGACAGTGACACCATCGAAGCCTG GTACTGCCCTGTCCTCCAAAGACAGTGGGTCCCGAGCAGTGACTGATTGGTGTCAGTGGCTGGCATCCAAGGGGCTGAACTGGCAAAGCACAGAAGTCTCAGAGAGGGAACCTAGAAGCATCCCAAATTCCTCAAACCAGAGCCAGCACAGATGTGAGCCCCGGCAAG ATGAAACCCTGCGGCTTCGATGGACTCAGGAGGAGGAAACTAGACAATGGAAGATGTAG
- the LOC107035012 gene encoding uncharacterized protein isoform X1, producing the protein MEKLESLRAAGGLNGESPGNNRVEAGAGLPSVVMFHGSGPPMHSGGIVTRSPESGQPSEGTEVLGSGLSQHPGEVAGHSLGSGTYTARTSVFGTSNLGFAGPGMYNSEDIPLSRSTCVYPDKLCEDRPRSILKNSSYAVMYKSPRAERKKSQHWDEMNILATYHPTDKDYGFMTVDEPSTPYHRLRGSDEDLLAGTSHTVTPEELAERFATMENFCPKILLYGDNRSSGSSDTFSKTQSSDFEKHRKAHYNEGKFLKLQRNLPLDNNKNSSVGSVRVSSGGRGVVLDPEPRPAERGGAGGLTRGVKDEFGLVTRNDILEAKGSHKTQIDLSDSSDALAFRNQSPASATTVVLGKETDLQRKEYYRKERYLRCSPQPELEEDTEDEQQASSTGLNWVIEDPISTEVRLLDHTGSSSEDPEATENSLKVTVTPSKPGTALSSKDSGSRAVTDWCQWLASKGLNWQSTEVSEREPRSIPNSSNQSQHRCEPRQDETLRLRWTQEEETRQWKM; encoded by the exons ATGGAGAAGCTGGAATCTCTGAGGGCTGCAGGCGGCCTTAACGGGGAATCTCCTGGAAACAACAGAGTCGAGGCAGGCGCCGGGCTGCCCTCCGTAGTCATGTTTCACGGTTCTGGGCCCCCCATGCACTCCGGGGGAATCGTAACTCGCAGTCCTGAATCTGGCCAGCCCTCCGAGGGGACAGAAGTCCTCGGTTCCGGGCTCAGCCAGCACCCTGGGGAGGTTGCGGGCCACAGCCTTGGGTCTGGCACATACACTGCCAGAACCAGTGTATTCGGGACGTCCAACCTGGGGTTCGCGGGGCCTGGAATGTACAACTCGGAGGACATTCCGCTCTCCAGGTCAACTTGCGTATACCCCGACAAACTCTGTGAGGACCGGCCCCGGAGCATCCTAAAAAACAGCAGCTACGCTGTGATGTATAAATCCCCCAGGGCGGAGAG GAAAAAGTCTCAGCACTGGGATGAAATGAATATCCTGGCCACTTACCACCCTACCGACAAGGACTATGGATTTATGACGGTGGATGAGCCTAGCACTCCCTACCACAG ACTGCGGGGCAGCGATGAGGACCTGCTGGCTGGGACCTCCCACACAGTGACTCCTGAGGAACTAGCAGAGAG GTTTGCAACAATGGAGAATTTCTGCCCCAAAATCCTCCTGTACGGTGATAACAGAAGCTCAGGGTCTTCGGACACCTTTTCCAAGACAC AATCCAGTGATTTTGAAAAGCACCGCAAGGCACACTACAATGAAGGAAAGTTCCTCAAGCTTCAGAGAAACCTGCCCTTGGATAATAACAAGAACAGCAGTGTGGGTAGTGTCCGTGTGAGCAGTGGGGGTCGAGGTGTGGTGTTggacccagagcccaggcctgcggagagaggaggggcaggaggcctgACCAGAGGAGTCAAAGATGAGTTTGGCCTGGTGACCAGAAACGACATCTTGGAAGCCAAAG GTAGCCATAAGACTCAGATTGATTTGAGTGACTCCTCAGATGCCCTTGCCTTCAGAAATCAGTCCCCAGCTTCAGCCACCACTGTCGTGTTGGGGAAGGAGACAGATCTGCAACGCAAGGAGtattacagaaaagaaagataCCTGAGGTGCTCTCCCCAGCCTGAGCTTGAGGAGGACACGGAAGATGAGCAGCAGGCCA GCTCCACAGGCTTGAACTGGGTGATTGAAGATCCCATCAGCACCGAAGTCCGTCTGCTGGACCACACCGGAAGCTCCTCAGAGGATCCTGAGGCCACGGAGAACTCCCTGAAGGTGACAGTGACACCATCGAAGCCTG GTACTGCCCTGTCCTCCAAAGACAGTGGGTCCCGAGCAGTGACTGATTGGTGTCAGTGGCTGGCATCCAAGGGGCTGAACTGGCAAAGCACAGAAGTCTCAGAGAGGGAACCTAGAAGCATCCCAAATTCCTCAAACCAGAGCCAGCACAGATGTGAGCCCCGGCAAG ATGAAACCCTGCGGCTTCGATGGACTCAGGAGGAGGAAACTAGACAATGGAAGATGTAG